A genomic region of Dreissena polymorpha isolate Duluth1 chromosome 4, UMN_Dpol_1.0, whole genome shotgun sequence contains the following coding sequences:
- the LOC127878578 gene encoding serine/threonine-protein kinase pim-2-like has product MDTVASLLERYYIENLIETGSTARVMKAVRSLDGKVFAMKVAKTVNTITSIPEEILINQELMAADIKGVTQMHEYAIDFEMNRYVIIMECMPMDLHTYVSRRATPITEEECCHIICQVVKILLDMQNMVGMQHMDLKMENVLIDPLTKEVKLCDFGHIAKVEHLWTDSKSKGTHIYWAPETVKERRFYPTRSIVWQVGLLAYDIIQEVPWEMYKDGNLSDLTFERFTCGKAISFIYICLEPDVRIRVDLYRLLQTSWLDEKNNNEMICS; this is encoded by the coding sequence ATGGACACGGTCGCTTCTTTACTCGAGAGGTACTACATTGAAAATCTAATCGAGACTGGCTCAACTGCTCGAGTGATGAAGGCAGTGCGGAGTTTGGACGGCAAGGTATTTGCCATGAAAGTTGCGAAAACGGTGAACACGATAACTTCAATTCCAGAAGAAATCTTGATCAACCAAGAGCTGATGGCAGCTGATATCAAAGGCGTTACACAAATGCACGAGTATGCTATAGACTTTGAGATGAACCGATACGTGATAATCATGGAGTGCATGCCAATGGACTTGCACACGTATGTTTCAAGACGTGCCACGCCGATCACAGAAGAAGAGTGTTGTCATATCATTTGCCAAGTGGTGAAAATACTTCTCGACATGCAAAACATGGTAGGCATGCAACATATGGACTTGAAAATGGAAAACGTTCTGATAGATCCATTGACGAAAGAAGTGAAATTGTGCGATTTTGGACATATTGCAAAAGTCGAACATTTGTGGACCGATTCAAAATCGAAAGGAACGCATATCTACTGGGCTCCGGAGACAGTGAAAGAGAGACGGTTCTACCCTACAAGAAGCATCGTGTGGCAAGTTGGACTTCTCGCCTACGATATCATACAAGAAGTGCCTTGGGAGATGTACAAAGACGGAAACCTGAGTGACTTAACATTCGAACGTTTCACGTGTGGTAAAGCCATttcgtttatttacatttgtttggAACCAGACGTGCGCATTCGAGTAGATCTGTACCGTTTACTGCAGACCAGTTGGCTGGATGAGAAGAACAACAACGAAATGATTTGTTCATAA